tatctatctatctatcatacATAACACACTACACTAGTTCAAACTTGTGTTGCATACCTGGGATCCTTGCATCTTTGTCATTTTGATGTCTCCACCATTAGAGCATGACTACATAGGCTTGGGAGAGAAGCCATCAATGGTTGGAACCTCTGACAACAAGATATCTTCATCATCTCTCAACTTCAAGGAGACAGAGCTGAGGCTTGGCCTTCCTGGTTGTGAGTCTCCTGAGAGAAAACCTGCAGGTGCTTCTTCTGGGGTTTCCCTTTTTGGCAAAGACTTGCAAGAGAAAAAGCATGGTCCTTTGAAAAGCCCTGTGGCTGCTGTTGGAGCTAAGAGGGGCTTCTCTGATGCCATTGATGGGTCTTGTGGGAAATGGGGTTTCTCTGTGGCTGATGGATCTGAGGTTGAGTTGGGAAAAGgtgctgctttgttttctccaagAGGGGGGAATGTTGGGAAGCCTCTTGTTGCTTTAGAGACTCAAACTAACACCACACCAGCCATCAATGAGGTTGCTATGGCTCATCAATCTGCTAAACCAGCTCAGGAGAAGAATAAGCAGGTTGATGGTACAAATGAGCATGCTAGTGCTCCTGCTGCAAAGTAAGTTTGCATCTTGCTAATCTTTTTTACTACAACTTCTAGCATGTTTGCATAACTTGTTATGGGTAACTTCtcacaaaattgattttgtttttagaattaattaaaaaagaatTTCCAAACTTGTTATTTCCTGTTCAATTTATTCTCAACATCTTGTGCTTACTGGTATAATCAACTGAGTAAAGAAGTAGATTAATAAACAAGTTTGAGTTACATGTTATGTTATGATTGCATGGACAAAGATGGAAGATTACTCGATGTTTGGAAACTCTTCTACAATTCATTAAAAAGCTAGAATGAATTCTAGGGAGAGGCAGAAGCTATTATCTCTAGCTTCTACATGaattagaattgattttatgCTTGAAATAAATTTCCTGAGATGACTTCCAAACGTATATTATGTCAtccaaaagtgattttactcgataaaaattaattctgaGGATCTACTTCGTGGAATCAAACATACACTGAGTAGCTTCTGTGTTTCATAATTGATTCCGATGGAAGAGAAGTTGATTCAAACATGCCTATGGTAGTATGGTGTTTCAGTTAGATATAATGGCTAATACAAAAATTAAGGTCTTCCATTTGGTTCAAAATGTAGGGGCTGATGAATATTTGCCTTTATGATAAAGGTTTTATATTGTAGTGATTACtcttgtttatttttcattgtgACTAATGAAGTGCCAATTTTTTTTGGCAACAGGGCACAGGTTGTGGGATGGCCACCAATTAGATCGTTTAGAAAGAACACAATGGCCTCTAATTTGACAAAGAACAATGATGAAGCTGAGGGGAAGCCAGGGTTTGGTTGTCTCTATGTCAAAGTCAGCATGGATGGTGCCCCTTATCTCAGAAAGGTTGATCTCAAAACCTACAAAAACTATATGGAATTTTCTTCAGCCCTTGAGAAGATGTTCAGCTGCTTTACCATTGGTACTAACTCTATCTTCTTCAAAATCCTTCCTATTAGCTGCTTATAGTTATATCTGCGACACTATGGTTCAATTTGGATTTGTTCGGTTTTGGACATGAGAACTGAAAACCAAGCTAATCCATTGGTTTTTTGGTTCGGCTATTGCAGTTTAACTAGGTCTGGCTCGGTTTATGAACAGCCCTAGTGACTAGCTATTAGAGAACTctttcttttaccttttttgGGATCTGAATGTGCTAGGGAgaaattcaaattcaattttGTAGTTgctaaaactaaaaataaacacTTAAGTCACAATATTTCTAAGCTGCTTCTTTAGCCACAATATTTCCTTTTGAATTCTTCAACCACTTTGCTCTATAACTTTTCTTATTCTGGAAATTAGGTCAATGCAATTCTCCTGGACTTCCTGGGAAAGATGGACTAAGTGAGAGCTCTTTGAGGGATCTTCTCCATGGCTCTGAGTATGTTCTTACATATGAAGATAAAGATGGAGATTGGATGCTTGTCGGGGATGTTCCTTGGGAGTAAGTTATTTCTTGTCTTGCCATAAATTCTTAAAGATCATTTTTTGGTAGAATGCCATTTTTGGATCAAAATAGTTCAGAGGATAAACTTGTTAACTTAAATATCTTGTTGATGCAGGATGTTCACTGACTCATGTAGGAGACTAAGGATCATGAAAGGCTCCGAGGCAATTGGGCTAGGTATGTCATCATCTTATTTTAAGCACCCATTCCTTCTGGTTTACAAGTTTCGATTCTtgtaagtgcatgtttggatacaaagtatattttcacattagaagaagaattgattctgggagaAGCTACTCATAGTAGCTTTTGTGATAGCAGAATTGGTTGAGAGATTTGAATGcagatccaaacatgctataaggaAGTTGTAAACCAATTTTTGCATTAGCACTGTCCATTAGGTATGTGTCCAACTATAAATTCAATCTCAACTATCTTGGTTGCAGCTCCAAGGGCCATGGAAAAATCAAGGAGCCAAAACTAGTGCAGGAAAACCAGTTGGCTCAAAGTGAGGTGTTCACTAAAGCATATAGTTTTACAAGGGAGTTTGAGTTTATGATTTTGTTCCAAATCAAATACTATATATATGTAATTCAGTGAGGTTTTGTGCATTTATTGTCTGCCAAGTTCTCTATCAGTGGAATTTAACTGGAGAGATCCAGTCAATATATACACATTTTGgttgtttctctgttctgtgTATCTGTGGATTCTTGTTGCTGTATAAAAGATTTGCTTGTGCTTTTTCCTCTACGGTCTACTACTATTCATTCATTTTCTACATGTATTCTTAATATATACACACATCAATTTGTATTGATATTAAAATGTTAATCATATCTCTTTGGCTTATGGTGTAGTAAGTCCCGAAAATAAAATGGGAAATTTGCAAGTTGTGCTATCTATGTTAAATTCTGTACTTCTTACATATTTCAGACGTTGCTCTTCACATCCAAAAATGCACGTCTTACTCCTTAGAAGTAACAGAACATGTGGGATAGAATATCGAATCAAAGAAAATTAGTGAATATTGACGGAAAACAAGTATATGCATCTGCAATGTCTTCATTCTGATCATCAACCAAAATTCATTAGGTATCATTATTAACCAAGTGAAGTCCAAAATGCCACAAAACTTCACTAACATTGGTAGCAAGCATTGtcaagttgaaaaaggattcgAAGAGTGCCACAAAAAAGTTCCTTAACATTTGTAGCAAGCATTGCCAAGTTGAATAAGGATTTGAAGAGTGCatttaggggtgtacaagactgGACTCAGTTCATTAACCCGTTTTGGCATGAGTCCATCAAACCTGCGGCCCATCAGGTTTCTTCGAGTCTAGGGATGAGTTCAAGTTCAAAAAGCTGGTCTGGTCAATATTTAGGGCCAGGTGAAAGACAAACATGACTCATCTCAACCCGTCTCATAAACACTCATAGTAGAAAAGTGTTGACCAAAATAAAAACACTCATAGTAGAAAAGTGTTATATATTGCAACCAAACAACTGAAGATAACAGTCTAGTATTATGTTTGAAAATCGGATTGattgaataataatatataaagtaaAATACCAACTTAACAATGGTTTGTAGTCAATAAGTGTAATATAAGCCTGAACTTGTGAGACTAAAAATACTAATATGAAAGATTACTGATACATGGAAGTTGGCAATCAAGTTGGCCATACATGAACAAGTAACTACCCAAAATTAGAAAGAACTGAACAGTGAGTTAAGATGATTTGCTTGAATTTCAAAAAGGAAAAGTGGAAGAAGAATAAAAGAACTACATCTTAAAGCCAAATCAGGCTGAAGCAACAACTCATACACAATACAGGTACAAAACTTCCTTCAACTACAGCATACCCTTGTCAAAGCAACTCTAAATCATTGTTCAGATATCTGTAAATAAACCATCTGAGTGTATCCATTAAATACAGAATTGTCAAGGTCAGCCAAACCAAGCCTTCGGAACAAACCATACCTCCCATCTTCAACAATAGGGTTTGGTGTGCGAGCGGGATCATATCTGGTTTGATGAGTGAGGGAAGGACCAGCTACTGGAGGGAGTTCCCAGTACACATCAAGAATAGATTCAACATACCTGCTATTCTGGAAATGTTGGGCATAAGTTATTGGCTTATTACTGTGATTGAAGTTATCGCGCATGAAGCCTCTAACTCCCCACCATGCTTCCCCTGGCCCACATAGTTCTTCCATATCAACTGCTTTCTCCCAGAATTGCTTCCTTCTTGACCTGATCCTTGCTTCATCACTGTCTTTAAAGCAACTGTGTCCCCCGCCTAAGATTGATAAAAGAACAAAACAAAAGTGAATTTCATTAACAGGGTTAATAAAAACAATGCTTGTGATTCTTATTGCTAGTAGAATAGCATATTAAAAGTTCAAAATAGAAAGGAGCAACTTGACGCCAACATAAAGATAATCACCACTTGTATTATTGAACCAACCAAACATTTTCCAACAATTGAATGCTGAACTTTGGCAACATCCCCGAAAATTTGCAACCAAAACTACAATTGAGAAAGCTTTCTAGTGTCGAGGAAATCACTTATGACATCGATAAGAGCAGAACTCAGATGTAAGTACTAATTACACATCTTCTGCTGCTTTCCTGAATTTTTTATATAGTTTCTAACCTCATTGTCTAATATAACACCTCAGTCCCTCCCCTGAAGTACAATATTTCATCAGTCTGGCTGGTCAAAGCCCATCCAGAATGATAAACATATCACACTTGTGTGACTAAGTCGAGGAAATGCAACACCGATGAATGTAAATAATATAAGATATCCTTGCATTTCTACTTGAAATCCAGAAGAAAAATCAGCAGATCATTTCAATTCAATAGGAAAGTACGAGTTCACATACCTCTTATATAAAATTGATCACATATCTGCCTCAATGAATAATGGTCACCAGTTCCCGTGTCATAGTTATCCTCAAAAACAAGGTGCCGGAACCCAGCTTTTAAAGCTTGTTCAATTCTGCCCATTATGACAAATacaaaataataaggataagcAAATAGCAACTTCATCGTAAGTACTCAACTATTGAATCATATATCTCAAGATCTTGTTAGTCACCTTTTCAGTTCATTTTGATGGTCATCGAAAAATATAAGAACCCGACTAAGGTCTGAAATCCCATGTTTCTTCATCACTGTTGGCCAGTCAACACTTCCAAAATCCACAAAGTCTTTTCCGGCATAATATGTGCAGTTACCATCTACATAGGCAGGTCCTTTTTTCAGATACTTTTCTGGATGCCTAGGGGAAAGAGAAAGAATATGCGTGTCAGGCATGGCCTGCCTCAAAACCCAAGTTGAATGCCCCTTGAAAGCACCACTCTCGATCATCAGGTCCGGCTTCAGCCATCGTGCAATAAACCAAAGCCCAAAGCTGTGGTCAAAACCCATCCCAAACATGTTGTTTTTGATTGGCCGGGTTTCATATATGGGAACAAACTCTTCTAACGCCTTAAGCAGATCTTTCGATGTCCATTCTACAGTTTTACCATGTTTCGATCTGCCTTTACCAAGGATAAGATTATAAGTATCCAACAACAATGAGCTGTAAGTAAGACTTAATGATTTCAAACTTAGACACTAGCAATTTGAAACAATAAGAAATGAATTTACCAGCCCACTACTCACAATATTAGCATTAAATCTCCGCAGACTACTAAATTATTCAGATTCGAACCGGGTATCTTATTAGAAAGAAATAGGGATGAACCTCAATAACAAAGGTAGAAACACTGCAGAACTTAAAGGGTCTACAAACCTCCCTGCCTTAAGTCACTAATTCTCACTCAAATGATCAGATACCTGTCCCTCTCAAGACCCTCTTCTTAATTACAGGCCTACATGCTTTAATTCCGTAATTATCTCAGCCACCATCTAACTACCTAACTCCCTTACTAAGGGCTATTAACTCCCTTACCTAAAAAGTATTCAAACTAACTAACTAGGGGGTTATCTTACCTAAATTATTCTCTCCAATTCTCCACAGTCAAACACTTCACACTTCATTGTTTGAAGGGAGTGGGGGTTAATAAAGAACATAGAAACCCCTGAACAAACCAACATTTTACTCTCAGCTCAACCCGAAAGCGTTAACATGATGAGCTCATTCCTTAAATAGTGTAGTCTGGCCCAAAAAACACTTCATGAATTTATGCTATCTGATtaaaataacaatattaataacaataataCATCCAAATCCAAATTGCCATCATTGAACAATTGACTAGCTTAATATATACACTACTTACTAGTGATTTTCATCAGCATTCAAATGAACCCTACAATAATGCCAAACCCAGAATAACCCTTCAACCAATGAAGCAACACAATATGGAATTCACAACCATTCAGGATCAGGATCCGAAAATACTCAAAAATCGAATCAACAAAAACCCATTATCATTTCCGATGCTTTAACATTCCGATCGATCCAAACGAAACCCAAAGAACCCAAAAAATCAGAAAGCGATCATCAGATCAGAGCAAAAGAGACTTACACCATGGCACACCGAGGACTCCAAAATCGGAGTCAAGGCCATCGAGGCCGAAGAATCCAGCACGAGAAACAGGCTGATAAGATGACGACGAGATGCAGACGAAACCCGCACGAGATGAGAAAACGAACGACAAGGccaagaggagaaggaggacgaCGGCGACACAGGGAAGGTAGCTGCCGCTGGAGGCGGCGGCGATCCGGGAGAGGTAGTTGCGGAAGAGGAGGTGCTGGTGCTTCTTGGTCTTGGATTCGTCGGTGGTGACGCCGTCGTCGTCGTCTTCGCCGGGAGGGTTGCCGCGGCGGGAGGAGAGTGAGCGTTCGAGCATGGTGGCGGCGGAGATGTTGGGGTGGCGGTGGGTGGGGGTGGTGCTCTGTGGCTGAGTTGGCTGAGTGTGTCGCGGTGAGAGCTTTGGAGATGATGACATAGCgtgtgtgtatgtgtgtgtttctatttattgtttttatttattgtttttgtttttccctTGTTCTTGGGACagggggagttgggtttgggcccccctatggggctccgcgccccacctctttttttttaacccataaatgccctacggaacttaaacttccgtattcaataaaatagaatacggaagttaaaattccgtattataactctgacagtcatcaccttttccaccattactcctccctccaccaacccctccaccattactcctccgtcaccaacccctcaccagcccccttaaccccctcaatgcctccagaccaccctctctctcaccctctcctacctcactttcatcctcacttccattcttcctaccaccaccaccaactccttcattggcaagctctccaccattggatgcaaaaagatagcatttgaggtaagtgttgttagttgtttgttgtatgttgttagtttaagtagttgaagttgttagattaagtagttagattaagtagattaagtagttagaatgatgattttctgaattctgagatgtgttaaaatacggaatataaagtttcggagtctatacgaaaattaatataccgtattcaatacgaattATAAATTTCCGTATTAAATACGAATTATAAAGTTCTGTATGCAATATGGataataaagttccgtattctcttccagggatgacagaatcatttttatttcatgaatcccaattgattgaagttggattgaacaatgctcaacctgaagaggtgccaccaccagcatttgtacccccgtgtataagtatagatgtctcgcatttatttacaactgatcaggtattctttgaacagatttttgcattgttttgaaagtgtaatatatcaattcttattatgtcttgatcacccttgtttatgccttgtttgtgtgttgggtatgcatcattgaacagattttccctacccgtgatgatcttatcaattgggttcatggaattgcgattgaaaatggatatgttgtgttgatcacaaagtcagatagcggtgggaatggaagcagaaaagcttatgtcatgttggggtgcgagaagcatggtaagtatgttccctacagagaccctgaccttgttgaaggaacgagaacacaaaagacagaatgtccttttagactaaaaggacgacctatgaaaaatggcatagatagagattggcggctaaaggtgatggaaggtacacacaaccatgaaccagctaggtcactacttggccacaattttgttggtcgtctaaattccgaagagaaggagcaagtggaaaaaatgtcaaagagttgggttccaccgagaaagatgctgttgactttgaaggaaaacaatcctttaaacttgactaccatatctcagatttatggtgcttgcaagaggttaagaaaatccctccgcgggtcattgacagaaatgcaacacttgttgaagaagttggacggtgacaagtacgtccactttgaaagacatgagcctggatcggaagtcattagggatgtattttgggctcatccaaatgctatcaaactgttcaacacatttccatatgtagtgattatggattgcacatacaagacaaacaaatataaaattccattgcttgagattgttggactgacttccacagataagacatactccatagccttttgctacattgttaatgagggcacagatgactacgtttgggcactggagtgtatgaagtctctattagctgatcaagccatgttgcctaaggtgattgttactgacagggatcttgccttattgagtgctgctaagcaaagccttcccaacaccagccatttattatgcttgtggcacatcaacaagtgtgttttggcaaagtgcaaactctatgttggtacagatgattttgctgaattggttatggggaagtggggagaggtggtggatgctgcaacagttgaagaatttgaagttcaatggatgcaattgtttaatatgtgcaaggacaaatacagcaactttacctcctattgttctactacatggttggtccacaaggaaaaatttgccaaggcatggacaaatcatgtgatgcactttggaacaacaacaagtaacaggtacaaaaattatatgagcttaatttatgccttgttatatgtttttcatttgatagattgtttacattggagagttaataagatatctgtttgttgtttgcagggctgagggtgcacatgccagtttgaagaagatgttgcgggattgcaagggtgacctagccacttcttgggatgcgtcgcatagtttgacatgtaatcgacatactgaaatattagcatcgtttgagcgcagtattcacagaattgatcacattttcatgttcccattttacacaaatattagaggatttgtgtcaaacaaatgcctgcagctcatcgacgatgaacatataagaatgaagtcctacggcggatgcgattgcttgttgagagagactcatggactaccttgcggttgtgaacttgcaggtcaccggtcaaccactctcttgtcaattaattctatttgttattgaaagtgacacttttgtgaacttgcaggttatgaaagaattccatatgagtcaattcatccattctggaagagactgagttgggagcatgtacctgaacctgttgcagatactatcagcaaccatatttgcggcatgaaccatggagatatgcaaccagaagttgaggcattgacacattatttcagttctttggatactggagggcagagtatggtaaggaggaagcttcaagctatctattgtcctgaaagcagttcacTTTGTACTCCTGAGGTTCAGATAAGGTCCAAGCGCACTCTTAAGGCGAACGAAAGAAAACCACCCAAGGTtaaagcaataggatccttgactcgtgatccttcaggTTTTGAGCATGTTGATAGGGAGATCAAAGAGGCAAAGAAGGCTTCgcaaccaccaaagaagaagaagcgtgtgaagaagtctgatacaagctatttcatgggtcattttccatcctttttccacccatatatacacacagttcagaatgttgaggacgatggtaactgtggctatagagccATTGCTGCATTACTGGGACTACCATCAGGTGAGGAAGGTTGGCCATGTGTTAGGGAAGCGTTGATAGACGAACTTGAACGACACAGAGGAttgtatgatgaaatgtggtccagacatgtggttaatgccttacattctcgactcactcttcctcctggtcatccggctaccgaggataaatggatgcaactgccagagatgggataccttgtagcaaccaggttccaagtGGTTTTCATATCCATCTCTTCTCAGGGTTGTTGGTCATACCTTCCACTAAGAGGAGAAGGTCCACCTCCTGTACATCGTGTTATAGCTGTTGgtcatgtgataaatcactttgtacaggtatttttttattgCGTACACTATTATCCAGTTTGTGAATTAATTTGTTGTATTtgtaagttatctaattttattgttattctctataatgtagctccatctaactcctggacattctatgccgccaattgctctccagtggGAACGGTATGTTGATCCTATATCAGTAAGCTGGTGCGTCCCATATGTTACACGTTTACACAGGTTCACATCAGAATTAGAAGCTtggtttgttacttttggtgttcctcttagtcaccaaagctatgtagacatcaccACAGACTGACACCACACTTTGTGtaatattcatttgtaaacaCTCTGTAATATTAATCTGATGGGCCTTGCCCTTATGTTGTTCATTGCTGCTTTTAATAATAGTAATTTGATGGTCATTGGTATATTGATGGGCCTTATGTTACTTATCTTGCCTTTCATTATTCACGGTGTAGTTATACAGgttatttttcattataagagtctAAACATAATAGGTGGAAATAGAAAGCGTGGTTAATATAAAAAGAGTCCATACAATGTcgtcacatgtcataatataaaagtacacaattgcatgaaaaataaaattcaaacttaccacagcactgaactcctccctcctatcatcagggatgatgaaccgatgggacacaccgccataccacctcatgtactcctccacagcctctcccgAATGAGTAACagggatcccctgagggcgcaGGTGCGGCAAAAaatcagcataggcagcatctgcggtctcagcaagggacccagtcgtctggatctcggaggggtgtcgagggacatcctggatgtagccaaactggcgcagaaccctctctggtagatgtcgtcgaacaacacggccaaatggcgtccggatgtagccagaatacatggccctctgatcccgtggtcgatgagcccgatggtcctcaaatggggtccatataatgtcatccaccgtcagctcatcgagcatgactcgcctctcatcgaggcctgcatgcccgacccAGGACATAacccaccgccgcgccctaggctggtcctgcgagtactccggatccgccctccggataatgacgcgatcagaaaggtactcgtaggCCCATCCTAGCAAGAGTGAGCTgaaacctcccatctgggccgtccccctcctggacgctcgatcaagctggtcgtacaacgtagcgagcgcaatcgcgccccacgcgtactcggaCACTCGACCGAGATCCTGCAACATACCTATCCAGTAGACGGTCGTGTGGTATCCaccgct
This portion of the Lotus japonicus ecotype B-129 chromosome 3, LjGifu_v1.2 genome encodes:
- the LOC130748678 gene encoding auxin-responsive protein IAA27-like isoform X2, with the protein product MSPPLEHDYIGLGEKPSMVGTSDNKISSSSLNFKETELRLGLPGCESPERKPAGASSGVSLFGKDLQEKKHGPLKSPVAAVGAKRGFSDAIDGSCGKWGFSVADGSEVELGKGAALFSPRGGNVGKPLVALETQTNTTPAINEVAMAHQSAKPAQEKNKQVDGTNEHASAPAAKAQVVGWPPIRSFRKNTMASNLTKNNDEAEGKPGFGCLYVKVSMDGAPYLRKVDLKTYKNYMEFSSALEKMFSCFTIGQCNSPGLPGKDGLSESSLRDLLHGSEYVLTYEDKDGDWMLVGDVPWEMFTDSCRRLRIMKGSEAIGLAPRAMEKSRSQN
- the LOC130748676 gene encoding uncharacterized protein LOC130748676, producing the protein MSSSPKLSPRHTQPTQPQSTTPTHRHPNISAATMLERSLSSRRGNPPGEDDDDGVTTDESKTKKHQHLLFRNYLSRIAAASSGSYLPCVAVVLLLLLALSFVFSSRAGFVCISSSSYQPVSRAGFFGLDGLDSDFGVLGVPWCRSKHGKTVEWTSKDLLKALEEFVPIYETRPIKNNMFGMGFDHSFGLWFIARWLKPDLMIESGAFKGHSTWVLRQAMPDTHILSLSPRHPEKYLKKGPAYVDGNCTYYAGKDFVDFGSVDWPTVMKKHGISDLSRVLIFFDDHQNELKRIEQALKAGFRHLVFEDNYDTGTGDHYSLRQICDQFYIRGGGHSCFKDSDEARIRSRRKQFWEKAVDMEELCGPGEAWWGVRGFMRDNFNHSNKPITYAQHFQNSRYVESILDVYWELPPVAGPSLTHQTRYDPARTPNPIVEDGRYGLFRRLGLADLDNSVFNGYTQMVYLQISEQ
- the LOC130748678 gene encoding auxin-responsive protein IAA27-like isoform X1, whose protein sequence is MSPPLEHDYIGLGEKPSMVGTSDNKISSSSLNFKETELRLGLPGCESPERKPAGASSGVSLFGKDLQEKKHGPLKSPVAAVGAKRGFSDAIDGSCGKWGFSVADGSEVELGKGAALFSPRGGNVGKPLVALETQTNTTPAINEVAMAHQSAKPAQEKNKQVDGTNEHASAPAAKAQVVGWPPIRSFRKNTMASNLTKNNDEAEGKPGFGCLYVKVSMDGAPYLRKVDLKTYKNYMEFSSALEKMFSCFTIGQCNSPGLPGKDGLSESSLRDLLHGSEYVLTYEDKDGDWMLVGDVPWEMFTDSCRRLRIMKGSEAIGLELVERFECRSKHAIRKL
- the LOC130748675 gene encoding PKS-NRPS hybrid synthetase cheA-like, whose protein sequence is MTESFLFHESQLIEVGLNNAQPEEVPPPAFVPPCISIDVSHLFTTDQIFPTRDDLINWVHGIAIENGYVVLITKSDSGGNGSRKAYVMLGCEKHGKYVPYRDPDLVEGTRTQKTECPFRLKGRPMKNGIDRDWRLKVMEGTHNHEPARSLLGHNFVGRLNSEEKEQVEKMSKSWVPPRKMLLTLKENNPLNLTTISQIYGACKRLRKSLRGSLTEMQHLLKKLDGDKYVHFERHEPGSEVIRDVFWAHPNAIKLFNTFPYVVIMDCTYKTNKYKIPLLEIVGLTSTDKTYSIAFCYIVNEGTDDYVWALECMKSLLADQAMLPKVIVTDRDLALLSAAKQSLPNTSHLLCLWHINKCVLAKCKLYVGTDDFAELVMGKWGEVVDAATVEEFEVQWMQLFNMCKDKYSNFTSYCSTTWLVHKEKFAKAWTNHVMHFGTTTSNRAEGAHASLKKMLRDCKGDLATSWDASHSLTCNRHTEILASFERSIHRIDHIFMFPFYTNIRGFVSNKCLQLIDDEHIRMKSYGGCDCLLRETHGLPCGCELAGYERIPYESIHPFWKRLSWEHVPEPVADTISNHICGMNHGDMQPEVEALTHYFSSLDTGGQSMVRRKLQAIYCPESSSLCTPEVQIRSKRTLKANERKPPKVKAIGSLTRDPSGFEHVDREIKEAKKASQPPKKKKRVKKSDTSYFMGHFPSFFHPYIHTVQNVEDDGNCGYRAIAALLGLPSGEEGWPCVREALIDELERHRGLYDEMWSRHVVNALHSRLTLPPGHPATEDKWMQLPEMGYLVATRFQVVFISISSQGCWSYLPLRGEGPPPVHRVIAVGHVINHFVQLHLTPGHSMPPIALQWERYVDPISVSWCVPYVTRLHRFTSELEAWFVTFGVPLSHQSYVDITTD